The Cytobacillus oceanisediminis DNA segment ATCAGGTCATTACGAGCTGTTAAGCCAGCTGCGTTGGAAGCAACATCTAACACTTGGCCATCTTGTGAAAGAGCATCTGTCTGGTTCAAGCCATGACGGTGAACAGTAGCCTCTTTCTTAAGGTTTGACAAAGCGTCACGGTCAAAGATTGTAAATACTAGAGAGCCGGCAATTCCACGCTTCCCACGAGAGAAAGATTTTGGATTCGGGTCTCCCATTACGTAAACCGGGCCTTTTTCACGAGTTACAGAGTAAGTGATCGCCTGCAAGTCACCAATTACGTGACCATTGAACGTAGCTACGATATCTGAACCTGAGAAAGTCGTGAAAGTTTTAGAATATCTAGAAACTGTTTGACTCATAGGATGTACCTCCCGATATTTTTATAGATTGGGAGAGGATCTTGTCCCCTCCCTGGGAATTAGATCAATCCAGCAAGCATTGCATCAGAAGGAGTAAGAGTTACCTCAATATCCACGCGACGCAATTCGAATGCAGGGATGATAGAAAGGCGTACTGTTGCGCGGTCTAAGCGAGCAGATACGTTCTGAATTGTGAAGTTATAGCCAGTGATTGCACCTGCTTCACGAAGCTTCTCCAAAGCAGACTTGATGGCTGTGTTAAGAGCGTTATACTGAGGGATTTCGTTGCTTTCACCGATGAAGGGATCAACAGCTTCACGAACTACAGTGATTGCAAGCTGAGTGATACGAAGCGTTGATAAGCGAGCAAAATCGCTTTCGCGTACCTTGCCAGCAATATTGATGGAAGGAGCAGTTGTAACAGCATCTGTTACCACAAGCTGGTTGCCGTCTTTAATGCGGAAAGTAACAATTTTCTTGGAAGTCAACTTGGAGAGCTGACGAAGAGAGTAATCGAAGCGGATAGCTTTAACACCTTTAACAGCTTTGTTAGTAGGTGCGCTTTCTGGGCGAAGGCTTGAAACAAGTGCTGCATAATGAGTAGCACCGTTCACATAGTGGACAGTGTTAGTACCCGGCATAATAACGCCTGTTTCGATACCAACTACTTGAAGATAAGGAGAAATTTCTGTGTCTAGCTTCATTAGGTCATCCACGTATTTGCGAATTGTAGAAACTTTTGTATCAACTGGGGATTTGACACCGATATATCCGACAACAGACTCTTTCATTAAAGTCTTAGTCGCACAGTAGTCAGCGACTGTCTGAGCGAATGAGCCCTTAGCAATTAAGCCATTAGGAGTCTTCTTGTAGACAGCTGCTCCGGCTAAGCCAAGTCCAACTGCAGTTGTACCAGAACCTACAGATACCGCTTCGGCAAAATAGATAACAAGCTGTCCTGCATCTTCTTTTACAGAAGCTTTAATCTTGGAAGAGTGAGCATCGATTACGGCCTGCAGATCAGCTGCAAGGTCCTTCACAGTTAAGTTGGCCCCATCATAGCTCTTTGCAGGAAGAGTAAATGTTTGATTCGTCCCACCAACATTTAGCACTAATTTGTCATTAGCAGCTGTAGTCACCTCAAGTGGCAAGCTTAATCCGTTTGAAGTCAAAACATATGAAGAAACAACCATTCCTCCAATATGCGGGAAGTCTTCGCCGTTTGGCACTTCAGGGAAGAAAGCTGCATCAAGCTGGCCAACTTCATCTTCAAGCGTCATGCCCTTTAGAACGACATGATCTACAGAGAAATCAAGAAGTGTACCCATTAGCAAATCATAGAAATATACAAATTTCCTGCGATTCATTGCAGCATCTGTATTCCCTGTTAGAACACTTTGATATTTAGCCTGCGCTTCAACTAGAGTGCCGCCATTGGCTACAAATCCATCAATAGCGTTTTGCTCTAATTCCGCTGCACGCTCTTGTCCGATTTCCTTTAAAGCAACCAGGTATACAACTTTTGCCCCGCCGTCAGTTGCTGCTTTCCATTCAGCGGCGATAGGGTTAACTTCTCCGCCTACATAGAAATCACCGAAGCCATATTGTGCTAGTTCAGAGGAACTGCGAACCAATACCGGTTCTTCGGGAGCATCTTTAACAAGGGATGGAGCGATGATAAGAATAGATTCTGAGCCGCCCCGTTCTGGGATGATTAAGCCACCATCCTTAAGAGTGACATTAATACCAGGAAGGTTTTCAAAAAGCATCAGGTTTGCCCCCTTTAGGTTTTATATGGAAAGCGCATTTAACGCTATTCACCAATTTGTTTTTGAAGCTGTCCTTCGGCGTCCTTTTGGAGCCTGTTTTCGACAACCTCAATAATTTGGAAGAGCTCAGTCGGCACTTCCGTTAATTCTTCGAACCTTACAAAATAGACCAGTCTGCGAATCTTGTAATTGTCCTTGATCCGCGAATTGGATAGATCCGTCTCCATCCTTAAGAACTGAATCTCTTTTAACCCCTTCTCTTTGAGATAGCCCGTAAAGGCAGCCAACGTCTGACGGAATTGCTTTGCCAGCCTGGCAGCACTTGCATTGGTCTCCTCCCATATCTCAAAAACCACTTCCGCATCGAAAACTTGGCCATAAATCCTGACGGCCTGTGGCTGTCCCCCGCCTGCTTCGTCATTTGTGGCAAAGTAGCGGTGTCTGGGTTTTAGCTCTCTTGTGCTTGTCCCAATTTTGCCGGGCATCATTTCGCTCATGTAATGCACAATGACTGGATAATCCACATTAGTGGGATCCGTTACATTGGGGCCGTCTGGCGAAAAATTGCCCCACTCCGGTCCCCAGGAAGCATCCAGCAAATATTTAATGGTAGTCGCCAAGTCGTCATAATCCATGCTGCCGTTAGCCTGCAAAGGAGGTTTTGGTCGGTTGTTCATTACCATTGGACGCTCACCTCACTTGATGGCGTATACGTGAATGACGTTCTGATGCTTTCCACTTCTCCATAAAGCTCGAAAGCTAAGGACAGGGACACTTGCTGAGGAGAATAATCAATGACTTCTATAAAGAGGTTTTTATATAATGGATGATTATCGAGAAGTTCCTCACTGAAGGTGTTGACCTGCTGGAGAATGGATTGAAGCAATGTGATGCTTAGCGGCTCACCAATATGCTGATTGAAAAAGCCAGTTATGCGCCGGACATCGTAATGGATGCTGCGAAGGTAATTTGGTTTTGAAAATAGCGGGTATTGAGAATAGAGGTTTTTGGAGGAAAAAGGAACAAATCCTTTTTTAATCGAAGGTACGATACATATATAACCACTACCTGATAAT contains these protein-coding regions:
- a CDS encoding phage tail sheath protein, producing MLFENLPGINVTLKDGGLIIPERGGSESILIIAPSLVKDAPEEPVLVRSSSELAQYGFGDFYVGGEVNPIAAEWKAATDGGAKVVYLVALKEIGQERAAELEQNAIDGFVANGGTLVEAQAKYQSVLTGNTDAAMNRRKFVYFYDLLMGTLLDFSVDHVVLKGMTLEDEVGQLDAAFFPEVPNGEDFPHIGGMVVSSYVLTSNGLSLPLEVTTAANDKLVLNVGGTNQTFTLPAKSYDGANLTVKDLAADLQAVIDAHSSKIKASVKEDAGQLVIYFAEAVSVGSGTTAVGLGLAGAAVYKKTPNGLIAKGSFAQTVADYCATKTLMKESVVGYIGVKSPVDTKVSTIRKYVDDLMKLDTEISPYLQVVGIETGVIMPGTNTVHYVNGATHYAALVSSLRPESAPTNKAVKGVKAIRFDYSLRQLSKLTSKKIVTFRIKDGNQLVVTDAVTTAPSINIAGKVRESDFARLSTLRITQLAITVVREAVDPFIGESNEIPQYNALNTAIKSALEKLREAGAITGYNFTIQNVSARLDRATVRLSIIPAFELRRVDIEVTLTPSDAMLAGLI